One Methanobacteriaceae archaeon genomic window, TTGAATATTTTTTTAGCTTCATTAGCTGCATCAATACCTATTTGTTTAATTTGTTCATCAGTTAAAACTTCATGAGTGTTATTAACAGTTGCTCTTGTAGCAGAAGAGAGATTTAATGATAAGATATAGTTTAAATCTAATCCATGACCATCAATACCATATTCTGCAGGCTCACCATCATAGGTTACATTTTCTGTAGTTCCCATCAAGTAATTGTATTGTTCTTGGTTTAAACCTGTAAATTCGTATAAGAAATCAACTAAATCTTCAGGGTTAGTGTTGATTTTATTAATCCACCAGGAACAGTATTTTAATTCTTCTAAACTTCCAGCATCAGGATTTAATCCAGTTTCTTTAGTGAAAGCTGCTTTAAGTTTAGTTGAATTGAATGACATGATGATTAAATCACCAGTTTTGAGTTTAGAATTCCATTTGATAAAACCAATCATATTTTCAGTAGCACCAGTGTTGGTAGTATTCATACCAGTATAACCAGTTTTACCAATAGTGTCATCTAAAAAGAACAATGCTGCATCATCATCAGATCCACCAGGAACACCAAGTACTTTGTATGCAGTTACATCTGCAGGAGAACCTACTCCACCAGGATTAGTTTCTTGGTCTGGAGGATAGTATTTTAATAAAGCTTGAATAATACTATATCCTCCCAAAGTACCTTCACAAATATGACCGTGGAAAGCAGCTTCTTGGAGAATTTCTTTAGAAACATCCGCAGCCCAACCATTTGCTAAACTTGCAAATGCCCAGGAATTTTCTCCAACTACAGCCTTATAATATTTATTCCATTGAGATTTAGTCATATTCTCAGAAATAGTTCCTAAATATGAATATTTAGTAGATGCGTTTTGGAAAACAATAGCTTTTAATTCATTACCTTTTTTGATAATAAAAGCAAAATCGATTGGGTCTACTGCACTTTGACGTAACATTAATACATTAGTATAAGTAATTCCGCCGTAATTTACAATTGCCTCCATTGCATCTTCACTAGTTTTACCATTATATTTTGCAACACCAGCAGTTGTAATAACTAAAATATCATCCGCATTTTTAAAATCTAAGTATTTGTCTGCTTGAACAGTTACTTCATGACCCAATATATAACTTTCAGAAGCTTTCATATCAAAAGTAACATTAGCTAAAATAGATTTGCCCAATTGAGGAGTGATGATTTTATTTTGAGTTAAATACCCCGGAGCAATAACAGAAATATTAAGTTTATCCAATACATCACTTGAATTAATTACGACATTATAAGAATTAGATGAACTATCGTAATCCTTTGAAATAATGTGTTTATTATTAACAATAATTGTTGGATTTATATTCCCATTGTCGCTTTCATACTGATAATTAACATTAACATTTAAATTTGCTATTTCAGAACTTTCTTGGATATCTGAAGTTGAGTTTCCAAGAAATGAATCATCAATATTATTCGCTGAAACTCCACCTATCATTAGCAAAACAATCATGCTAAAAAATAAAAGTGAAATTAAACGTTTGTTAATAATTTTACCCCCATATTATCTTTAAATTCAATGTATTCAAAATATTAAGAACGAATGAATACACTCTAAGATTATAGTAATAAATATATAAATATAA contains:
- a CDS encoding FmdE family protein, giving the protein MIGGVSANNIDDSFLGNSTSDIQESSEIANLNVNVNYQYESDNGNINPTIIVNNKHIISKDYDSSSNSYNVVINSSDVLDKLNISVIAPGYLTQNKIITPQLGKSILANVTFDMKASESYILGHEVTVQADKYLDFKNADDILVITTAGVAKYNGKTSEDAMEAIVNYGGITYTNVLMLRQSAVDPIDFAFIIKKGNELKAIVFQNASTKYSYLGTISENMTKSQWNKYYKAVVGENSWAFASLANGWAADVSKEILQEAAFHGHICEGTLGGYSIIQALLKYYPPDQETNPGGVGSPADVTAYKVLGVPGGSDDDAALFFLDDTIGKTGYTGMNTTNTGATENMIGFIKWNSKLKTGDLIIMSFNSTKLKAAFTKETGLNPDAGSLEELKYCSWWINKINTNPEDLVDFLYEFTGLNQEQYNYLMGTTENVTYDGEPAEYGIDGHGLDLNYILSLNLSSATRATVNNTHEVLTDEQIKQIGIDAANEAKKIFKEDLGIDIERDDVDFLALTDAGYAFLNGRDTVSARDGLFEVFGGTLFGQNLLSLHQAVWKPLWFAFAIRYPDSDVVNMIYLRYNPDTNDFFVGTLDGDRVVNVGFETLNNSAKLRAIEKSFVPDSNWFNIQTIVNAWNEHPLFDQMATFLYHAHVCPGVQPGFFITDYIQQNYPLGENESYTYIASNIYCKDDSLTYLLDLSPGLGNFFVQKLPKNETENGLSQGVLVVWDDNLKIGKAMIVNFQNGKIDTSKYATSEAQRANTIKGFIDLYSGRANSDIKSTPVVTTVSEKWITEEQFNMLKQGAGENFNSISYLKSLENVTKEDLLNAMNQNSNSNSNSNNSNTNATSNTNSNSNSNSNSNVPDSGAKPSGSASVGTTGAIISSVSSQSPTQGESEDSQNGKDNAKAYEVSKSPAAKSIDSNSLLYALIGVLAIGILLGVGYVKRSKK